DNA from Arthrobacter sp. PvP023:
AACGGTCGACGTCGAGCGTCTTGAGGTTGCGGACGTTGACGCCGATGATCCGGGCGTCCGCCGCTACGGCGCGTTCGATTTCTTCTGCCGTGTGCGTCTCCACCAGAGCGTTCATGCCCAGTTCACGGGTGAGCTGGCTGAAGTCGCGAAGTTCGGCATCGGTCAGCGAAGCGACGATCAGCAGGACCAGGTCCGCACCGTGCGCCCGCGCTTCCCAGATCTGGTATTCGTCGACGGTGAAGTCCTTGCGCAGCAGCGGAACGTCCACGGCTTTCCGGACGGCGTCGAAATCGGCGAGGGACCCGCTGAACCGGCGCTGCTCGGTGAGAACGCTAATAACGGACGCACCGCCGTCGGCATATTGGGCGGCCAGGTCGGCCGGGTCGGCGATGCTCGCCAGATCGCCCTTAGAGGGGCTGCGCCGCTTGATTTCCGCTATGACCTTCAGCTGCTTCCGCGGCGAGGCATCCCCGCCGAGGGCTGCCCAGGCGTCACGCGCGGGCGCCGCCGCTGCGGCGCGGTCCTTCAGTTCGGCGAGGGACACCAGGCGCCGGCGGGCCTCCATGTCCTCCCGTGCACCGGCATTGATGTCATCGAGAACAGTCACTGCTAGTGGCCGGAGTTCTTCAGCTTGCTGCCGTCCACGCCGTAGCCGGCCTTCCGCATGATCCAGCCGAGCAGCAGGCCGATCACCATGACTGCCGCGCCGGCAATGAAGATCGGGGTGCTGGCGATGACAAAGGCGATGGACGCAATGAGAGCACCCACCAGCATAACGATCACGCACGTCCAGGCGGCCGGGCTGTTGCCGTGGCCGAGGTCTGCGCTGTGGTCGACGCCGGTGTTGACGTTCTGGGCAGCAGCGGATTTGGATGCGGAAACAGTGGCTTTGCTCATGGAAATCTCCTCAGGATGAATACTGCTTACATTCTGCCATTTTTTGGCGGCACCTTGGACATCGGCCGGGGACATCGGCGGTCCCGGCTTACGTGGGATCGTCGCCCCGCGACAGCCTGTCCCAGCTGTCGATCTCGTCCGCGGGGCCATCGGATGCACCGGCCGCGCCGGCCGCTGCGGCGTCATATTTGGTCCGCGCTTTCCAGTGCCGGCCCGCCGGAATGATCAGCAGGGCACCCAGCCCCAGCAGGACGCCGGCGACGACGGCGAGTGCCGGGAAGGCTGAGACGCTCACCTGGACGCTGCTGCCGGTGATGCCGGTGGCGGCGGCGATGGACCCTTGGGCCGCTGCGAGGGGGTCCGCCATCACTGTCACGGCTGCGGCCACGATCCCTACCGATGCCATGACGATGATCGCCGTGATGATCCAGCGGGCAATCCGGCCTGCGATCGAGGCGGCGAGGCCGCCGGCCAGCGCCACGAGTGCCAGCGCGGTCACGGTGGTGGCCGCTTTGCTCCCCTGTACCTGCAGGCCGTCCTGGCTGTTGACGGCCTGGCCCAGCTGGGCCGGGTCCAGGTGGACGGTCAGCCATGTCTGGGTTGTGGTGCCGAAGGCGGCCAGGGCCATCGCGGCTATGACGAGGACCAGCGTGGACTTCCGCGCCCACACCGGGGCACCGGCCCGTTTCCTGGCCGGTTGGCTTGCCTTATCTTCCATGACGCCCATCAACGGCCGGCTGTGTCTGTGCCGGCAGCATCGCCCGGCTCCGGAACGGAGTCGGCTGTGATGTTGTGCAGTGACCCTGCCGTGTGGACGGCGCGCAGCGGCGCGGCGGCCTTGTTGACGGTTTCCAGTGCCTCCGTCGGGTTCACCGAGTCGGCAACGATGCCGCCGCCGGCCTGGACGTAGGCACGGCCTTCACGGAGCAGCGCGGAACGGATGGCGATGGCCATATCCATGTCGCCGGCAAAGTCCAGGTAGCCCACCACGCCGCCGTAGATACCGCGGCGATGCGGTTCCAGCTCGTCGAGGAGCCTCAGGGCGCGGGGCTTCGGGGCACCGGAGAGCGTCCCGGCGGGGAAGGTTGCCTTGAGGACGTCGTAGGCCTTGGCTGCCGGGGCGAGTTTGCCCACCACCGTGGACACCAGGTGCATGATGTGGCTGAAGCGCTCCACTTCCATGAACTGCGTGACATCCACTGTGCCGGCTACGCACACCTTGGAGAGATCATTGCGGGACAGGTCCACCAGCATGAGGTGCTCGGCGCGTTCCTTCTGGTCAGCCAGGAGCTCCTCGGCGAAAGCCTTGTCCGCCTCTACGGTCTTGCCGCGGGGACGGGATCCGGCGATGGGGTGGGTGATGACTTCGTCGCCGGTGACCGTCACGAGGGCCTCCGGGGATGAGCCCACGATGGAGTACTGCCGGCCGGCGGCATCTTCAAGGCTGAAGATGTACATGTACGGGCTGGGATTGGTGTTCCTCAGCACCCGGTACACATCCAGCGGATCGGCGCCGCACTCCATTTCGAAGCGGCGGGAAATGACCACCTGGAAAACTTCACCGTCGACGATCGCTTCCTTGCCGCGGTCCAGGGCAGCAAGGTAGTCGGGTTCGTTCCAGCGTTCCTGGACGCTTGAAGCAAAGTCCAGTGCGGCCGGCTCCAGAACGGAAATCGGCTGTTCCACAGGGGTGCTGACCTTGGCCAGGAGTGCCTTGACCCGGGCCACGGCATCGTGCCATGCCTCGTCCACACGCTCTGAGCTGTTGTCGAAGTTGATGGCGTTCGCGATCAGCAGGACGGTGCCGTCCATGTTGTCGTGCACTGCCATGTCCGTCACCAGGTTCAACGCCAGCTCCGGCAGCTCCAGGTCGTCTTCAGGCGGGCTGGTGAGTTTTTCCCAGTGCCGTACGGTTTCCCAGCCGAGGAAACCAACCAGGCCCGAGGTGAACGGCGGCAGGCCCTCGAAGCGGTCCGTGCGCAGGGCTTCCACGGTGTCCCGGATGGCGTCAACCGGGTTCCCGTCGACCGGCACTCCGGCCGGCGGCTCGCCCAGCCAGTGCGCCTGCCCGTCCTTCGTGGTCAGGGTGGCGCGTGACTTCGCGCCAATGAAGGAATAGCGGGACCACGAGCCGCCCACGGCCGCGGATTCCATCAGGAAGGTGCCGGGCTGGCCGTTCGCCAGCTTGCGGTAGAGCCCGATGGGCGTCTCGGCGTCGGCCAGGACCTTCAGCCGGACGGGGATGACACGGCTGTGGCTGGCGAGCTCCCGGAATTCCTCGAGGCCCGGGCTGATGATTCCAAGGTCCTGCATGGCTATGGTTTTCCGCCTGTTCTTGAGTGGTGCCTGAATCGTGTGGTGGGTGCGCCGCACCCTGCCTGAACGGTGCTAGCTGGCGATGCCGGCGTCACCGGCTACCACGGTAAGCCCGCGGCCGTCGAAGCAGGTGCGCGTGCCCGTGTGGCAGGCCGCTCCGACCTGGTCAACGCGGACCAGCAGGGCGTCGCCGTCGCAGTCCAGGGCAACGGATTTGACCCATTGCACGTGGCCGGAGGTGTCACCCTTGCGCCAGTACTCCTGGCGGGACCGGGAGTAGAAAGTCACCCTCCCGGTGGTCATGGTGCGCCGCAGTGCCTCGTCGTCCATCCAGCCGAGCATGAGCACCTCATTGGTGTCGAACTGCTGGACGATGGCGGCTACAAGCCCGGCGGCGTCACGCTTGAGGGCGTCCGCCACTTCGGCAGGCAGGACAGGTACTGGGGCGGGGGCGGGCTGCTCAGACATCAGACCAAGTCTAGTGCCTCACCGCAGTGTGACGATCAGGGTCAAAAACGGCGGCGCTTCCAGTGCGCAACTCGCCGCCTCTCGTGCTAGTTTCACAAGTGATGCATTTCGTCGATCCGTCCCGAGAAGTCCTGGCCGAAACCCTGTTGGCGGCCGGTCCTGACTCCCCCACGCTCTGCAGGGGCTGGCGCACGCGCGACCTCGCCGCGCACCTCTACCTGCGCGAACGCAAGGCAGGGGTCGGGCTTGGCCTGATTATCAAGAGCCTGGCTAAAGCCTCCGACGAGGCCACCGCGAAGCTCGCCGCAAAACTCAAGACCACCGAGGACTACACCCGGCTGGTCAACACCTTCCGCGCCGGTCCCCCGGCGTTGTCGCCGCTGCGGATCAAGGCCCTGGCCGAGAGCTCCAACCTCATCGAGTACTTTGTGCACACCGAGGATGTCCGCCGCGCCGTAGACCGTTGGGCACCGCGTGCCCTGGACGAGGCATACTCCGACGCCCTGTGG
Protein-coding regions in this window:
- a CDS encoding HGxxPAAW family protein; the encoded protein is MSKATVSASKSAAAQNVNTGVDHSADLGHGNSPAAWTCVIVMLVGALIASIAFVIASTPIFIAGAAVMVIGLLLGWIMRKAGYGVDGSKLKNSGH
- a CDS encoding Trp biosynthesis-associated membrane protein, with protein sequence MGVMEDKASQPARKRAGAPVWARKSTLVLVIAAMALAAFGTTTQTWLTVHLDPAQLGQAVNSQDGLQVQGSKAATTVTALALVALAGGLAASIAGRIARWIITAIIVMASVGIVAAAVTVMADPLAAAQGSIAAATGITGSSVQVSVSAFPALAVVAGVLLGLGALLIIPAGRHWKARTKYDAAAAGAAGASDGPADEIDSWDRLSRGDDPT
- the trpC gene encoding indole-3-glycerol phosphate synthase TrpC, which produces MTVLDDINAGAREDMEARRRLVSLAELKDRAAAAAPARDAWAALGGDASPRKQLKVIAEIKRRSPSKGDLASIADPADLAAQYADGGASVISVLTEQRRFSGSLADFDAVRKAVDVPLLRKDFTVDEYQIWEARAHGADLVLLIVASLTDAELRDFSQLTRELGMNALVETHTAEEIERAVAADARIIGVNVRNLKTLDVDRSVFASLSGGIPPEAVIVAESGVRGVDDVRHYAASGANAVLVGEALVSDATPRERIAEFTAAGAEAIAARV
- a CDS encoding anthranilate synthase component I, whose protein sequence is MQDLGIISPGLEEFRELASHSRVIPVRLKVLADAETPIGLYRKLANGQPGTFLMESAAVGGSWSRYSFIGAKSRATLTTKDGQAHWLGEPPAGVPVDGNPVDAIRDTVEALRTDRFEGLPPFTSGLVGFLGWETVRHWEKLTSPPEDDLELPELALNLVTDMAVHDNMDGTVLLIANAINFDNSSERVDEAWHDAVARVKALLAKVSTPVEQPISVLEPAALDFASSVQERWNEPDYLAALDRGKEAIVDGEVFQVVISRRFEMECGADPLDVYRVLRNTNPSPYMYIFSLEDAAGRQYSIVGSSPEALVTVTGDEVITHPIAGSRPRGKTVEADKAFAEELLADQKERAEHLMLVDLSRNDLSKVCVAGTVDVTQFMEVERFSHIMHLVSTVVGKLAPAAKAYDVLKATFPAGTLSGAPKPRALRLLDELEPHRRGIYGGVVGYLDFAGDMDMAIAIRSALLREGRAYVQAGGGIVADSVNPTEALETVNKAAAPLRAVHTAGSLHNITADSVPEPGDAAGTDTAGR
- a CDS encoding TIGR03085 family metal-binding protein, producing MHFVDPSREVLAETLLAAGPDSPTLCRGWRTRDLAAHLYLRERKAGVGLGLIIKSLAKASDEATAKLAAKLKTTEDYTRLVNTFRAGPPALSPLRIKALAESSNLIEYFVHTEDVRRAVDRWAPRALDEAYSDALWDELIKRAAILYRGVDLGIVLVRPSGPRHVAKRAPVSVAIVGEPGELLMHAHGRTRHALVTFEGQPDAVALLQSAEVGL
- the hisI gene encoding phosphoribosyl-AMP cyclohydrolase — its product is MSEQPAPAPVPVLPAEVADALKRDAAGLVAAIVQQFDTNEVLMLGWMDDEALRRTMTTGRVTFYSRSRQEYWRKGDTSGHVQWVKSVALDCDGDALLVRVDQVGAACHTGTRTCFDGRGLTVVAGDAGIAS